A genomic window from Agrobacterium larrymoorei includes:
- a CDS encoding extensin-like domain-containing protein, whose amino-acid sequence MLHRFFILAAASLLIAAAEPPKQVPVPEAKPQQETPEQATSPEKAEKAPEQVSPPAENTVPKPQDKPETPPPQDPSPADGNKPGEKTQPDADGKAVEEKPGEERKAEEPAPEPVKEEDPEELKACLSQLKELGAEFQEIEPIKGEEEGCGIASPLEVSAVLPSIKLEPKGTMRCEAALALSRWTKDVVIPTAKIAMPDRQVTAFGNASTYICRNRNSAATGKMSEHAKGNAVDIATMTFDKGEPLVMKPRGEDGTMEGAFQRSITTAACLFFRTVLSPGSDATHQDHLHLDVLERKGGYLYCR is encoded by the coding sequence ATGCTTCATCGTTTCTTCATTCTGGCTGCGGCATCGCTGCTGATTGCCGCAGCGGAACCGCCAAAACAGGTTCCCGTTCCAGAAGCAAAGCCGCAGCAGGAAACGCCTGAACAGGCGACCTCGCCGGAAAAAGCCGAGAAAGCGCCCGAGCAGGTCTCTCCGCCAGCAGAAAACACGGTCCCAAAGCCGCAGGACAAACCGGAGACGCCACCCCCCCAAGACCCGTCACCAGCCGATGGCAACAAGCCGGGCGAGAAGACACAGCCGGATGCCGATGGAAAAGCGGTCGAGGAAAAGCCTGGTGAAGAGAGAAAGGCCGAAGAGCCTGCCCCCGAACCGGTGAAGGAAGAAGACCCGGAAGAACTCAAAGCCTGCCTGTCGCAACTGAAGGAACTCGGCGCCGAGTTTCAAGAGATCGAGCCGATCAAGGGCGAGGAAGAGGGCTGCGGCATCGCTTCACCTCTGGAGGTCTCTGCGGTTCTGCCCAGCATCAAGCTTGAGCCGAAGGGAACGATGCGCTGCGAGGCAGCGCTTGCGCTTTCACGCTGGACAAAGGATGTGGTCATCCCGACCGCGAAGATCGCCATGCCCGACCGGCAGGTCACGGCATTCGGCAATGCATCCACCTATATTTGCCGCAACCGCAACAGTGCGGCGACCGGCAAGATGTCCGAGCACGCCAAGGGCAATGCGGTGGACATCGCCACCATGACCTTCGACAAGGGCGAGCCCCTCGTGATGAAACCGCGCGGCGAGGACGGCACCATGGAAGGCGCCTTCCAGCGCTCCATCACCACCGCCGCCTGCCTCTTCTTCCGCACCGTGCTTTCACCCGGAAGCGATGCCACCCATCAGGACCATCTGCATCTGGATGTGCTGGAGCGGAAGGGTGGGTACTTGTATTGTCGATAG
- the argC gene encoding N-acetyl-gamma-glutamyl-phosphate reductase translates to MNIRAGIVGISGFGGGEVLRLIAGHPFFELVYAAGEGSAGSRLVERFPGVPGHLADMVIEKWNPATLPKLDVLFASLPTGSSAETLARVPSDVKIVDIGGDHRYADGWTYGLADIWPDRIKGQNRIANPGCFPAATLNALAPLLANGLIEPDNIIIDAKTGISGAGRGGDSKFGYAESNENLIPYGLLRHVHMPEIAKTIEGLSGGSASGLVFTPHLIPMTRGILVTIYCRSQATTEQCLDAARRFYAERAFVRVTDRPPQTKWATGSNLSFVSYAADPERRLLIAMGVVDNLGKGAAGQAVQNANLIFGLQESAGLDGAPFWP, encoded by the coding sequence ATGAACATTCGCGCTGGCATTGTCGGCATTAGTGGTTTTGGCGGCGGAGAGGTATTGCGCTTGATCGCAGGCCACCCATTCTTCGAACTGGTCTATGCGGCGGGTGAAGGCAGCGCTGGAAGCCGGTTGGTGGAACGCTTTCCTGGTGTTCCTGGGCATCTGGCCGACATGGTGATCGAAAAATGGAATCCTGCCACTCTACCGAAACTCGACGTGCTATTTGCATCACTTCCCACCGGCAGTTCGGCTGAGACCCTTGCGCGTGTTCCGAGCGACGTGAAGATTGTGGATATAGGCGGAGACCACCGTTATGCCGATGGTTGGACCTACGGCTTAGCCGACATCTGGCCAGATCGGATCAAAGGACAAAACCGCATTGCCAATCCCGGTTGCTTTCCTGCGGCGACGCTGAACGCACTGGCTCCCCTGCTGGCCAACGGATTGATCGAACCCGACAACATAATTATTGATGCCAAAACAGGTATTTCCGGTGCTGGGCGAGGCGGTGATAGCAAATTTGGATACGCTGAAAGCAATGAAAACTTGATTCCTTATGGTCTACTCCGACATGTTCACATGCCCGAGATTGCCAAAACCATAGAGGGACTGAGCGGCGGCAGCGCGAGCGGGCTGGTATTTACACCTCACCTCATTCCGATGACCCGCGGCATCCTCGTCACCATCTATTGCCGGAGCCAAGCCACAACAGAGCAATGCCTGGATGCGGCGCGGCGCTTTTATGCCGAAAGAGCATTTGTGCGCGTGACAGACAGACCGCCACAGACAAAGTGGGCAACCGGATCGAACCTGTCCTTCGTCAGCTACGCCGCCGATCCCGAACGCCGCCTGTTGATCGCCATGGGCGTGGTCGACAACTTGGGGAAGGGAGCGGCTGGCCAGGCTGTGCAGAACGCGAACCTGATCTTCGGCTTGCAGGAATCGGCGGGGCTGGATGGCGCACCGTTTTGGCCGTGA
- a CDS encoding TonB-dependent hemoglobin/transferrin/lactoferrin family receptor gives MLIRGSQSALFVCTALALVLNSVSAEAQTASPQDGQQPTVLKRITIKGARVASGNPAANAASDTPLASVTTADEIRKKDISNLRDLGNTTEPGVDFTESKPGKVGGLFIRGLGGTRIVTLLDGIPVSSFGNLVRAGTSSPTTGLSDGANTFDFAALSTVDVVRGADSSRIGPGAMGGALVLRTLEPEDLIDPEKGWGGVAKLGYDSSDKSLGGSLAVAKKVENTSVLFQGAYKKGHERDNFGKDDIDGFQRTAPNPADFDQQNVMAKVRQDLAGGHRIGLTAERYELDTDFDLKTMQSPTVIISGGRPATTYLPGQGWGEEKTHRDRVSFDYSYEAESEDSLIDAANATIFWQKLTKEAGSDGLRTSDSARYMRHNRVEENSYGLTGNAISRFDAGYLDHEIRFGGTLQFFQTEQYLAGLPASAAVNKPDMPDVDGKKLGIYLDDRIGFGDSGFALTPGVRFDWYDYDPQPTTGFNGTLTSKSGARLSPKLLATYQITPETELFAQWSMTYRAPTIDEYYIYFPNIGYEVRGNPDLKPETGQGFEVGANYESGDLSGKVTVFHNRYSNFIEDYVVSQSPLLMSWRNVDKAQISGIEFKGRKDFANGLFLNGSVAYAYGRNSTDGTYLRTVAPFKAVAGIGYDQDIWGVELSGIFSAPMPKDNNPNTFDAPGYGIANLTGWWEPEQLNGLRIQAGVYNIFDKKYWNAVAVRDVNPTTQSSGNQPVDFYTEAGRSFKVSLTKTF, from the coding sequence ATGCTTATCCGCGGTTCTCAATCCGCCTTGTTCGTCTGCACGGCGCTCGCGCTCGTGCTCAATAGCGTCAGCGCAGAGGCGCAGACCGCTTCCCCGCAGGACGGACAACAGCCCACGGTGCTGAAACGAATTACCATCAAGGGTGCGCGCGTTGCATCGGGGAACCCGGCTGCCAATGCCGCATCCGATACGCCGCTTGCCAGCGTGACGACGGCAGACGAAATCCGCAAGAAGGACATTAGCAATCTGCGCGATCTCGGCAATACGACGGAGCCGGGGGTGGATTTCACCGAGAGCAAACCAGGCAAAGTAGGCGGGCTTTTCATTCGCGGTCTCGGTGGTACACGTATCGTCACGCTGCTGGACGGTATTCCCGTCTCGTCCTTCGGTAATCTTGTGCGTGCAGGTACGTCATCGCCAACGACTGGCTTGAGCGATGGCGCAAACACGTTCGACTTTGCAGCGCTCTCGACTGTCGATGTTGTGCGCGGCGCGGATTCGAGCCGCATCGGTCCGGGTGCCATGGGCGGCGCGCTGGTGCTTAGAACGCTTGAACCGGAAGACCTTATCGATCCAGAAAAAGGCTGGGGGGGCGTAGCGAAGCTTGGCTATGACAGTTCCGATAAGAGTCTCGGCGGCTCGCTGGCGGTCGCGAAGAAAGTAGAGAACACGTCAGTCTTGTTCCAAGGTGCCTATAAGAAGGGTCACGAACGCGACAACTTCGGCAAGGACGACATTGACGGTTTCCAGCGGACTGCACCAAACCCTGCCGATTTCGATCAGCAGAATGTCATGGCGAAGGTACGTCAGGATCTGGCTGGTGGGCATCGCATCGGCCTGACTGCAGAGCGGTACGAACTCGATACCGATTTCGACCTGAAAACGATGCAGAGCCCGACGGTCATCATATCCGGCGGGCGTCCTGCTACGACCTATCTGCCCGGCCAGGGCTGGGGTGAGGAAAAGACCCACCGCGACCGCGTATCTTTCGATTATAGCTACGAGGCGGAGAGCGAAGACTCCCTGATCGATGCTGCCAATGCAACGATCTTCTGGCAGAAGCTGACGAAAGAAGCTGGATCGGATGGCCTGCGTACCAGCGATTCCGCCCGCTATATGAGACACAACAGGGTGGAGGAAAACTCCTACGGCCTGACGGGCAACGCCATCTCGCGTTTCGATGCAGGCTATCTCGACCACGAAATTCGCTTTGGCGGCACGCTGCAGTTTTTCCAGACCGAACAATATCTGGCAGGTCTGCCCGCAAGCGCCGCCGTCAACAAGCCCGATATGCCGGATGTGGATGGCAAGAAGCTTGGCATCTATCTCGATGATCGGATCGGTTTTGGTGACAGCGGTTTCGCTCTGACGCCGGGCGTACGCTTCGACTGGTACGACTACGATCCCCAGCCGACCACCGGTTTCAACGGAACGCTGACATCGAAGAGCGGCGCACGGCTCTCTCCGAAGCTCTTGGCTACCTATCAAATCACGCCAGAAACGGAGCTTTTTGCGCAATGGTCGATGACCTATCGTGCGCCGACGATTGATGAGTATTACATCTACTTCCCGAATATCGGCTATGAGGTTCGTGGCAATCCTGATCTGAAGCCAGAGACCGGGCAGGGGTTCGAAGTCGGCGCGAATTATGAGAGCGGCGATCTCTCCGGAAAGGTCACGGTCTTCCACAATCGTTACTCGAACTTCATCGAAGACTATGTTGTCTCGCAGTCACCGCTTCTCATGTCATGGCGTAATGTCGATAAGGCGCAAATTTCTGGCATCGAATTTAAGGGCCGCAAGGACTTCGCTAATGGGCTGTTCCTCAATGGCTCCGTGGCCTACGCCTATGGCAGAAACAGCACCGATGGAACCTATTTGCGGACTGTTGCGCCTTTCAAGGCGGTGGCAGGCATTGGCTATGATCAGGATATCTGGGGAGTCGAATTGTCCGGCATCTTCTCAGCACCAATGCCTAAAGATAATAATCCCAACACGTTCGATGCGCCGGGCTACGGCATCGCCAATCTGACAGGCTGGTGGGAGCCGGAACAGCTGAACGGCCTTCGCATCCAGGCCGGCGTCTACAATATTTTCGACAAAAAATACTGGAACGCCGTTGCCGTGCGCGACGTCAATCCAACAACACAATCGAGCGGCAACCAGCCGGTCGATTTCTACACTGAGGCAGGCAGATCGTTTAAGGTCTCTTTGACAAAAACGTTCTGA
- a CDS encoding TIGR00645 family protein — protein sequence MKSLELIIERIILSSRWLLVVFYFGLVAALGVYAFSFILKFLKIAQNVFVYTDAEMILAMLALIDAALVASLIVMVMISGYENFVSRFDEADDQVSFLGKLDAGSLKIKVASSIVAISSIHLLQIFLNANQYADSKLMWFTIIHLAFVVSAVMLGFLEKLMNKPKAVKTDLDI from the coding sequence ATGAAATCACTTGAACTCATTATCGAACGAATCATTCTTTCGAGCCGCTGGCTTCTGGTTGTCTTTTATTTCGGCCTGGTGGCAGCGCTTGGCGTCTATGCCTTTTCCTTCATCCTGAAGTTTCTCAAGATCGCGCAAAACGTTTTTGTCTACACCGACGCAGAAATGATCCTTGCCATGCTGGCCTTGATCGACGCCGCACTCGTCGCAAGCCTGATCGTCATGGTGATGATCTCCGGCTATGAAAACTTCGTCAGCCGCTTCGATGAAGCGGACGATCAGGTCTCCTTCCTTGGAAAGCTGGATGCAGGCAGTCTCAAGATCAAGGTCGCCTCCTCAATCGTCGCGATTTCCTCGATCCATTTGTTGCAAATATTCCTGAACGCCAACCAATATGCCGACAGCAAACTGATGTGGTTCACCATCATCCATCTCGCCTTCGTTGTTTCCGCCGTCATGCTTGGCTTTCTGGAAAAGCTGATGAACAAGCCGAAGGCCGTCAAAACCGATCTCGACATCTGA
- a CDS encoding helix-turn-helix transcriptional regulator, which translates to MTTLERQSVFSQEIAASQNRPEWLQTVSRLAKTFGFIHTTLMKVPTQGDDTLQPVLLETTIPVGFIRSVDQHHKLNDCPILAKIANSSLPQYWCFEDDIPVPPYSAAIKKLMEKYGIVSGVIAPINGLNGRRYVLRFEGDCSKPNQTVLNEIGIVAIHAFDVYDRIRKAELVAPKTLTKREIEVIRWTSHGKTSSEIGQILSLSDHTINAYLNNAIKKLDCVNRTQLVAKAIRLKVIN; encoded by the coding sequence ATGACGACACTGGAACGGCAGTCGGTATTTAGTCAGGAGATAGCGGCTTCGCAGAACCGTCCTGAGTGGCTGCAGACCGTGTCCCGCCTCGCGAAGACATTCGGCTTCATCCACACCACTTTGATGAAGGTGCCGACGCAAGGTGACGATACGCTGCAGCCGGTGCTTTTAGAGACGACAATACCTGTCGGCTTCATTCGCAGCGTCGATCAACATCACAAGCTGAATGATTGTCCTATCCTGGCGAAAATCGCCAACTCTTCATTGCCGCAATATTGGTGCTTCGAAGACGATATCCCCGTGCCGCCCTACAGCGCGGCGATCAAGAAGTTGATGGAGAAGTACGGCATCGTCAGCGGTGTCATCGCCCCCATCAATGGCCTGAATGGCCGGCGCTACGTTCTGCGCTTCGAAGGAGATTGCTCAAAGCCCAATCAGACCGTGCTGAATGAAATCGGCATCGTCGCCATTCATGCCTTCGACGTTTATGATCGTATCCGCAAGGCGGAACTGGTGGCGCCCAAAACGCTGACGAAGCGCGAGATCGAAGTCATTCGCTGGACGTCCCACGGAAAGACGTCTTCCGAGATCGGGCAAATCCTTTCGCTGTCCGACCACACGATCAATGCTTACCTCAACAATGCGATCAAGAAGCTGGATTGCGTCAACCGAACCCAGCTCGTTGCCAAGGCCATCCGCCTGAAGGTGATTAACTAA
- a CDS encoding DUF2333 family protein, translating to MLDSVSAFFRRVFSALGRGLSVLGAALIWPFRARQGSAGARTWMIQAPLAVGLVLIFGLYGYFIWQTQVWTNFNPDYVEDYKLSTRTVGAGQELPATPATLPQAQTDAQAQGQSTTEGTATAPAPVAAAPVARSCQPSATVDVAAGLIDFNVDQNAWISSMLLYKLGLFGIDWDSTPFLDNKASFQRGVNQAVRRTAVELVDTLGRVRGTSGINNDLQNARGNLQYDEYSWYFGLSPFGPKTPTPSYYRSAAESLRKFNVSLAQCTSVFDTRADNLIQFIDRIANDIGGTSAILRERSENYNGGWFDTRADDRFWFAYGQLYGYYGILSAAGADFQQVIRERNVTSLWNDTLAQTRAALRIQPFIISNGDESGWIMPSHLATMGFYVLRVRSNLVELRSVLDR from the coding sequence ATGCTTGATTCCGTTTCGGCGTTCTTCAGACGTGTTTTCAGCGCGCTTGGAAGAGGTCTGTCGGTTCTTGGCGCGGCGCTGATCTGGCCGTTCCGCGCCAGGCAAGGATCTGCCGGCGCGCGGACATGGATGATACAGGCGCCGCTTGCTGTCGGTCTCGTGCTCATCTTCGGTCTCTACGGCTACTTTATCTGGCAAACGCAGGTCTGGACGAATTTCAATCCGGATTACGTTGAAGATTACAAGCTGTCGACCCGCACCGTCGGTGCCGGCCAGGAACTGCCTGCCACGCCAGCAACCTTGCCGCAGGCGCAAACGGACGCGCAAGCGCAGGGGCAGTCCACCACCGAGGGAACTGCAACCGCGCCGGCCCCCGTTGCCGCAGCCCCGGTTGCCCGCAGTTGCCAGCCATCCGCGACCGTAGACGTCGCGGCAGGGCTGATCGATTTCAACGTCGATCAGAATGCCTGGATCTCCTCGATGCTGCTCTACAAGCTCGGCCTCTTCGGCATCGACTGGGACAGCACGCCTTTTCTGGACAACAAGGCCTCGTTCCAGCGCGGTGTGAACCAGGCTGTTCGCCGTACCGCGGTCGAACTTGTCGATACGCTTGGGCGCGTGCGCGGAACGTCCGGCATTAATAACGACCTGCAAAACGCCCGCGGCAATCTGCAATATGACGAGTATTCCTGGTATTTCGGTCTCAGCCCCTTCGGCCCCAAAACGCCGACGCCGAGCTATTACCGCTCCGCAGCGGAAAGTTTGCGCAAGTTCAATGTCAGCCTTGCTCAATGCACCTCTGTTTTCGATACGCGGGCTGACAACCTCATCCAGTTCATCGATCGCATCGCCAACGATATCGGCGGCACGTCCGCAATCCTTCGCGAGCGTTCCGAGAATTACAATGGCGGCTGGTTCGACACGCGCGCCGACGACCGGTTCTGGTTCGCCTATGGCCAGCTCTACGGCTATTACGGCATTCTCTCCGCCGCTGGCGCTGATTTCCAGCAGGTTATTCGCGAGCGCAACGTGACCAGCCTGTGGAACGACACTTTGGCCCAGACGCGGGCTGCACTTCGCATCCAGCCCTTTATCATCTCCAATGGCGATGAAAGCGGCTGGATCATGCCATCGCATCTGGCGACCATGGGCTTCTATGTGCTGAGAGTTCGCTCCAATCTCGTCGAGCTGCGCTCAGTGCTGGATCGCTGA
- a CDS encoding pseudoazurin, translating to MHSHVLRLLTAAAIAGFFTFPATAAEIEIKMLNKGADGQTMVFEPAAVKAGVGDVISFVPVDKGHDAASIKELVPEGFADAKGKMNQTLKVTVDRQGAYVFKCTPHFGMGMVALVVVGDQPANLDAVKAGKMPKKARERLDAELAKLNL from the coding sequence ATGCACAGTCACGTTCTTCGTCTTCTCACCGCCGCCGCCATTGCCGGCTTCTTCACTTTTCCGGCGACTGCCGCTGAAATCGAGATCAAGATGCTGAACAAGGGCGCGGATGGCCAGACCATGGTGTTCGAGCCCGCTGCCGTGAAAGCAGGCGTGGGCGACGTCATCAGCTTCGTTCCGGTCGACAAAGGCCATGATGCGGCTTCGATCAAGGAACTGGTGCCGGAGGGTTTCGCGGACGCCAAGGGCAAGATGAACCAGACGCTGAAGGTGACGGTCGACAGGCAGGGCGCTTATGTCTTCAAGTGCACGCCGCATTTCGGCATGGGCATGGTGGCGCTGGTGGTCGTTGGCGATCAGCCTGCCAACCTCGATGCGGTAAAGGCTGGGAAAATGCCGAAGAAGGCACGCGAACGGCTGGATGCGGAACTGGCAAAGCTCAATCTATAG
- a CDS encoding thymidine kinase: MAKLYFNYSAMNAGKSTMLLQASYNYQERGMRTLIFTAAFDNRAGVGKVASRIGLSSDAMIFEDSTDIFAEVARLHGEKPVACVFIDEANFLSEHHVWQLATIADKLNIPVMTYGLRTDFQGKLFPASKELLAIADELREIRTICHCGRKATMVARFDESGKVVKEGAQIDVGGNEKYVSFCRRHWVEAVECA, translated from the coding sequence ATGGCCAAGCTCTATTTCAATTACTCCGCAATGAATGCCGGAAAATCCACCATGCTCTTGCAGGCGTCCTACAATTATCAGGAGCGCGGCATGCGCACGCTGATCTTCACTGCCGCCTTCGACAACCGGGCAGGGGTTGGCAAAGTGGCCTCGCGCATCGGCCTGTCGTCGGATGCGATGATCTTCGAAGACAGCACGGATATCTTTGCCGAGGTGGCCCGATTGCATGGCGAGAAGCCGGTCGCCTGTGTTTTCATCGACGAGGCGAATTTTCTCTCCGAACATCATGTCTGGCAACTCGCCACGATCGCCGACAAGCTGAACATTCCGGTGATGACCTATGGTCTGCGGACAGATTTTCAGGGCAAGCTTTTTCCCGCCTCAAAGGAGCTTCTCGCCATTGCCGACGAGCTTCGGGAGATCCGCACCATCTGCCATTGCGGCCGCAAGGCAACCATGGTGGCGCGCTTCGATGAAAGTGGCAAGGTGGTGAAGGAAGGCGCGCAGATCGATGTCGGTGGCAATGAGAAATATGTGTCCTTCTGCCGCCGCCACTGGGTTGAGGCCGTTGAATGCGCGTAA
- a CDS encoding choline ABC transporter substrate-binding protein: protein MLAHQRRCLALAAAVSAIAVFSTSAYAAEPASCGTVRFSDVGWTDITATTATASVILKSLGYNTDVKILSVPVTYTSLKNKDIDVFLGNWMPTMEGDIKPYREDKSVETVRENLTGAKYTLATNAKGAELGIKDFKDIAAHSSELGGKIYGIEPGNDGNRLILGMVEKDTFGLKDFHVVESSEQGMLAQVARADKSGEPIVFLGWEPHPMNSNFKLTYLTGGDDVFGPNLGGATIYTNVRKGYLDECPNIGTFLKNLQFSLPMENEIMGKILNDGMEGEAAATAWLKANPSAIEPWLAGVKTKDGSGDALAAAKKNIGL, encoded by the coding sequence ATGCTTGCACATCAACGTCGCTGTCTGGCTCTTGCCGCGGCAGTTTCCGCAATCGCCGTCTTTTCCACCAGCGCGTATGCTGCCGAACCGGCAAGCTGCGGAACGGTTCGCTTCTCCGACGTCGGCTGGACCGATATCACCGCGACGACCGCCACGGCCTCCGTCATTCTGAAAAGCCTCGGCTACAACACCGACGTGAAGATTCTCTCCGTTCCGGTGACCTACACATCGCTGAAGAACAAGGACATCGACGTCTTCCTCGGCAATTGGATGCCGACCATGGAAGGCGATATCAAGCCTTACCGCGAGGACAAGTCGGTCGAGACGGTGCGCGAAAACCTGACCGGTGCAAAATATACGCTTGCCACCAACGCCAAGGGTGCCGAACTCGGCATCAAGGACTTCAAGGACATCGCCGCCCATAGCAGCGAACTCGGCGGCAAGATTTACGGCATCGAGCCCGGCAATGACGGCAACCGTCTGATTCTCGGCATGGTCGAGAAGGACACCTTCGGCTTGAAGGATTTCCATGTGGTGGAATCCTCCGAGCAGGGCATGCTGGCGCAGGTGGCTCGCGCCGACAAGTCCGGTGAGCCCATCGTGTTCCTCGGCTGGGAACCGCACCCGATGAACTCCAATTTCAAGCTGACCTATCTGACGGGCGGCGATGACGTCTTCGGTCCGAACCTGGGCGGCGCAACGATCTACACCAATGTCCGCAAGGGTTATCTGGATGAATGCCCGAATATCGGCACCTTCCTCAAGAACCTGCAATTCTCGCTTCCAATGGAAAACGAGATCATGGGCAAGATCTTGAACGACGGTATGGAAGGCGAAGCCGCAGCCACCGCATGGCTGAAGGCAAACCCGAGCGCCATCGAGCCATGGCTTGCAGGGGTTAAGACCAAGGACGGCAGCGGCGACGCGCTGGCCGCAGCCAAGAAAAATATCGGCCTGTAA
- the choW gene encoding choline ABC transporter permease subunit: MDEPVHERQNLTVEWLSAPQNRLPVGRYAKEAIDWLTTNLSFFFDWLAFIFGSVIDAILYLLQAPHPLVIVALLTALSAWMRRSIGMPLFTALGLLLIINLGYWKATTETLALVIAASTVCMLIGIPLGILAARRRWVYSFMRPVLDLMQTIPTFVYLIPALVLFGLGMVPGLIATVIFAVPSPIRLTRLGIISTPPALVEAAVAFGATPSQVLRKVELPFAMPQIMAGLTQTIMLSLSMVVISALVGANGLGVPVVRALNTVNIAMGFEAGLCIVIVAIILDRLFRLPGSEDEV, from the coding sequence ATAGATGAACCCGTTCACGAAAGGCAAAATCTTACCGTGGAATGGCTCAGTGCACCCCAAAATCGTTTACCGGTCGGTCGTTATGCCAAAGAGGCAATTGACTGGCTGACCACAAATCTTTCTTTCTTTTTCGATTGGTTAGCCTTTATTTTCGGAAGCGTCATCGACGCCATCCTCTACCTGCTGCAGGCGCCCCACCCTCTCGTCATCGTGGCGCTTCTGACCGCACTTTCCGCCTGGATGCGCCGCTCCATCGGAATGCCGCTCTTCACCGCCCTCGGCCTGCTTCTCATCATCAATCTCGGCTATTGGAAAGCGACCACCGAAACGCTGGCGCTCGTCATTGCCGCAAGCACCGTCTGTATGCTGATCGGCATCCCGCTCGGCATCCTCGCGGCGCGACGCAGATGGGTCTATAGTTTCATGCGCCCGGTTCTGGACCTGATGCAGACGATCCCCACCTTCGTTTATCTGATTCCGGCGCTCGTCCTGTTTGGGCTTGGAATGGTGCCGGGGCTGATCGCCACGGTCATCTTCGCCGTCCCCTCCCCCATCCGTCTGACGCGACTTGGCATCATTTCCACGCCACCGGCGCTGGTGGAAGCCGCCGTCGCCTTCGGCGCCACGCCCTCGCAGGTACTGCGCAAGGTGGAACTGCCTTTTGCCATGCCGCAGATCATGGCGGGCCTGACGCAGACCATCATGCTGTCGCTCTCGATGGTGGTGATCTCCGCACTCGTCGGCGCAAACGGTCTCGGCGTGCCGGTGGTTCGCGCGCTGAATACGGTCAACATCGCTATGGGCTTCGAAGCAGGTCTTTGCATCGTCATCGTGGCGATCATCCTTGATCGGCTCTTTCGCCTGCCCGGCTCGGAGGATGAGGTATGA
- the choV gene encoding choline ABC transporter ATP-binding protein, which yields MSDAIIFGNVDIVFGDHPDLALPMIDAGRTRSEINKETGLVLGVANASLSVKEGEILVLMGLSGSGKSTLLRAVNRLAPVVRGNVSVKTDTGYVDPYRASSKALRDLRSRTVSMVFQQFGLLPWRNVADNVGFGLELSGVSEAERKKRVAEQLELVNLSDWANRKVGELSGGMQQRVGLARAFATGAPILLMDEPFSALDPLIRSRLQEELLEFQSRLKKTILFVSHDLDEAFRIGNRIAMMEGGRIIQCGTPQEIVRNPATQYVADFVQNMNPISMLTAADVMRRGVAADHGNNPVVATARPSLPLIDILDAMARQPGTIGVVEQGAVVGTITSEDIVRGLTRHRNV from the coding sequence ATGAGTGACGCAATCATCTTCGGAAACGTCGATATCGTCTTTGGCGATCATCCTGACCTGGCCCTACCCATGATCGATGCGGGGCGAACCCGCAGCGAAATCAACAAAGAGACCGGCCTTGTGCTTGGTGTGGCCAATGCGTCGCTCTCGGTCAAGGAGGGCGAAATCCTCGTCCTCATGGGGCTGTCGGGCTCGGGGAAATCGACGCTGTTACGCGCCGTCAATCGTCTCGCCCCGGTGGTGCGCGGGAATGTCAGCGTCAAGACCGATACGGGCTATGTCGATCCCTATAGAGCGTCATCCAAGGCGCTGCGGGATCTGCGCTCCCGCACCGTCTCCATGGTCTTCCAGCAATTCGGCCTTCTGCCATGGCGCAATGTTGCCGATAATGTCGGCTTCGGGCTGGAGCTCTCGGGAGTGTCGGAGGCCGAGCGCAAGAAGCGCGTTGCCGAACAGCTCGAACTCGTCAATCTCTCCGACTGGGCCAACCGGAAGGTGGGCGAACTTTCAGGCGGTATGCAGCAGCGTGTGGGTCTTGCCCGCGCTTTTGCCACCGGCGCACCGATCCTCCTGATGGACGAGCCGTTTTCCGCACTCGACCCGCTCATCCGCAGCCGACTTCAGGAAGAGTTGCTGGAATTTCAAAGCAGGCTGAAGAAAACGATCCTCTTCGTCAGCCACGACCTGGATGAGGCCTTCCGCATCGGCAATCGCATCGCCATGATGGAAGGTGGACGCATCATCCAGTGTGGCACGCCGCAGGAGATCGTGCGTAACCCTGCCACCCAGTATGTTGCGGATTTCGTTCAGAACATGAATCCGATTTCCATGCTGACAGCCGCCGATGTCATGCGCCGCGGCGTGGCAGCCGATCACGGCAATAACCCGGTTGTGGCCACGGCCCGCCCTTCCCTGCCGCTGATCGACATCTTGGACGCCATGGCAAGACAGCCCGGCACGATCGGTGTCGTCGAACAGGGTGCGGTCGTTGGCACCATCACCTCGGAAGACATTGTCCGGGGACTGACGCGTCATCGCAACGTCTAA